A single genomic interval of Falco naumanni isolate bFalNau1 chromosome 11, bFalNau1.pat, whole genome shotgun sequence harbors:
- the SLC35A3 gene encoding UDP-N-acetylglucosamine transporter isoform X3 produces MSTNLKYLSLGILVFQTTSLVLTMRYSRTLKEEGPRYLSSTAVVIAELLKILACVLLVYKDSKCNLRTLNRVLHDEILNKPMETLKLAIPSGIYTLQNNLLYVALSNLDAATYQVTYQLKILTTALFSVSMLSKKLGVYQWLSLVILMTGVAFVQWPSDSQATAAKEHSAGSQFVGLVAVLIACFSSGFAGVYFEKILKETKQSVWIRNIQLGYSVTSAFGHN; encoded by the exons ATGTCTACgaatttaaaatacctttccCTGGGCATCCTGGTTTTCCAAACCACAAGTTTAGTCTTGACCATGCGTTATTCTCGGACACTGAAAGAAGAAGGACCTCGTTACTTATCCTCTACTGCAGTAGTTATTGCTGAACTTCTGAAGATTTTGGCCTGCGTTCTATTGGTCTACAAAGACAGCA AGTGCAATTTACGGACTCTGAACAGAGTGCTACATGATGAAATCCTTAATAAGCCCATGGAAACTCTTAAACTTGCTATTCCTTCAGGAATATATACTCTTCAAAATAACTTGCTGTATGTAGCATTGTCAAACCTAGATGCAGCCACATACCAG GTTACATATCAACTGAAAATTCTTACAACAGCGTTGTTTTCTGTGTCCATGTTGAGCAAGAAACTGGGTGTGTACCAGTGGCTTTCATTAGTAATATTGATGACAGGAGTGGCATTTGTGCAG TGGCCTTCAGACTCTCAAGCAACAGCTGCTAAGGAACATTCAGCAGGATCTCAGTTTGTAGGCCTGGTCGCAGTTCTGATAGCGTGCTTTTCTAGTGGATTTGCTGGGgtttattttgagaaaattttaaaggaaactaaGCAGTCTGTGTGGATCAGAAACATTCAGCTTG